From Chthoniobacterales bacterium, the proteins below share one genomic window:
- a CDS encoding thiazole synthase — MSDSRLVIAGRSFGSRLLVGTGKFSSNEAMRDALEASGSEIVTVALRRADLSGKGDAFANILDFIDPAKYLLLPNTSGAMNAGEAVRLARLAVAAGLPNWVKLEIHPDPHYLLPDPVETFNAAEILVKEGFTVLPYINADPVLAKRLQDVGVATVMPLGSPIGSNRGIETRAQIEIIIRQATVPVVVDAGIGAPSHAAEAIEMGADAVLVNTAIAAAGDPVRMARAFRMAVESASEAVAAGLPSRGEFAAATSPISVFLSGN; from the coding sequence CCGCCTCGTGATTGCCGGCCGCTCCTTCGGCTCCCGCCTCCTCGTCGGCACGGGCAAATTTTCGTCGAATGAAGCCATGCGCGACGCCCTCGAGGCCAGCGGCAGCGAGATCGTGACGGTCGCATTGCGCCGCGCGGACCTTTCCGGCAAAGGCGATGCGTTTGCGAACATCCTCGATTTCATCGATCCCGCGAAATACCTGCTCCTGCCCAACACCAGCGGCGCGATGAACGCCGGGGAGGCCGTGCGCCTCGCGCGCCTCGCCGTCGCCGCCGGCCTGCCGAACTGGGTGAAGCTCGAGATTCATCCCGATCCGCATTACCTCCTGCCCGATCCGGTCGAAACCTTCAATGCCGCCGAGATTCTCGTGAAGGAGGGCTTCACCGTGCTGCCCTACATCAATGCCGATCCCGTGCTCGCCAAGCGTCTGCAGGATGTGGGCGTTGCCACCGTAATGCCGCTCGGTTCGCCGATTGGCAGCAATCGCGGCATCGAGACGCGCGCGCAGATCGAGATCATCATCAGGCAGGCCACGGTGCCCGTTGTCGTGGACGCCGGTATCGGCGCGCCCAGCCACGCTGCCGAGGCGATCGAAATGGGCGCCGACGCGGTGCTCGTGAATACCGCCATCGCGGCCGCCGGCGACCCCGTGCGCATGGCGCGGGCGTTCCGGATGGCGGTCGAGAGCGCCAGCGAAGCGGTCGCGGCCGGTCTGCCCTCGCGCGGGGAATTCG